GATCGATAAAGAACTCACCCGGATCACCAATCACATGGACAAAAATGTCCACAACGTCCTGCTCTGCCACGCCCCGCCGTATGAGGCGCTGGACACCGTCGAGGATAACCACGTCGGCAGCCAGAGCATCCGCAAGCACATGACCCGGTTCGATCTGGTCTGCTGTGCTCACATCCATGAGGCACGGGGCGTCACCGAGGTCGACGGCGTCAAGATCGTCAACCCCGGACCCGCTTCAGAAGGCTACGGTGCTATCATCCGTTTCGGGAAGGAGCCCAAAGATATCGATATCGACCTTATTGCTGTTTAAATAACAGCATCTCCAGATACGAGGTGTAGATCGGTGGACCGTCTACACCCAATTCTTTTACAATAGCCCCGATCCGGTCGGCGGCATCCTCTTTGTTCTCTTCTGTCAGGATCTCAACCTCGATGAACGTCCCGAGCCCTTCGACGTCGTCGAGCGTAACCGTCACGTCCCCCATCTCGTAGAACTCCCGCACCTTCGAGACCGTGGCGGCACGCCGGAACCCGAGACGGGAGAGGATTCCTTCAAGCGTCTCCCCGTCGGCGACCGCGAGGTTGAACTCCTCGCGGGCCTTTGCACTCCCGACCCGGATCTTCGGGCCTTTGTAGGTCACGGTTGCTCCGGTGTCGTCGTACCTGACTCTCAATGCTTCGTCCGTCTCTCCGAAATCGCGGTGGGGGGCGTTGTAGTAGACGTCGTGTTCCCGCTGTCTTCTCCCCATCCGCACTCCCTTCCGGCCGAGCCCGGCCCTGACGCTCTCCAGGTCTCCGACCGCAAATTTTGCTTCTATCTCGAGCATGCCAACTCTGCGTCAGATCGTCTCTCGGGAACGACGATAAACCCTCACCGTCCGGCCGTGAGCGCACCGGAGGCCCTCTGCCGGATGAGGTCCCTCTGCCGCTCTGCGGCCGCGAGGAGGGCGTCGTCTCCAAGATGCTCCGCGGAGACGATCGCCCGGTCAGTGAGCCGCAGGGCGGTATCGTGGTCGTCGCGATGGTGGAACCGGAGCCCGATCTCCAGGTTCAGGTCGGCGGCTTTCCCGTACTCGCGCGCGTGATAGAGGTGGCCGGCAAGCGAGAGGAGGACGTGCAGCCTGCCGGGGAGGCGATGTATGGAACGCTCGAAGCAGTCTGCAGCG
The genomic region above belongs to Methanoculleus horonobensis and contains:
- the cyaB gene encoding class IV adenylate cyclase; this encodes MLEIEAKFAVGDLESVRAGLGRKGVRMGRRQREHDVYYNAPHRDFGETDEALRVRYDDTGATVTYKGPKIRVGSAKAREEFNLAVADGETLEGILSRLGFRRAATVSKVREFYEMGDVTVTLDDVEGLGTFIEVEILTEENKEDAADRIGAIVKELGVDGPPIYTSYLEMLLFKQQ